The Sporosarcina sp. 6E9 genome segment TTATTCTCCTAGTTATTATTTCTGTCCCTTTTTGAAAACAGCAGAGATTCGACTTTCTTCGCCACGCTTCATCCGTTGTATATTCTCTACATGTTTAAGAACGGCAACGGCGAATAAAGCAAATGCGATAATTGCGGGCCAGACTCCGGATGGAAACCAAATCGCGAAAATAAATAATGAAACATAAAGCATCAAAACACCGTATACGAGATAGTCTGTTACTAGTGCGACAGCAACAAAGATAACAAAAGCGATTAAACCGAAACGCCAATCAATCCCGAATAAGATGCCAATGACCGTTGCAGTTCCTTTGCCTCCATTAAAATTCATATAAAACGGAAAAGTATGACCTAGAACGACCGTGGCCCCTGCGGCAAAAACTATGACAAAGCTATTTTCATCAGATAAATTAGTATGAAATGCAATCGTACCAGCGAAAACTACTGCAAGTACGCCTTTTCCAATATCAACTGCCGCAACAAGGGCGCCGTACTTCTTTCCAAGTACAATTGTTGCATTTGATGCACCAAAGTTTTTAACGCCTTCAGTTTTCAGATTAACGCCAGAAATAAGCTGGGCAATGCGAGCTCCATGCAGACATCCTAGTAAATAACCCCCACTTAAAATAATAGTGAGCCAAACCCACATTGTTTTTCCCCCTAAATAAACAAATCATAATTGTATATTAAATAAATCCTTTAAAGCTTGCAGTTTTTCAGATTCAGACAGATTAACTTTTTCCCGCTGATCATTTTCAATAATCGTTACTGTGTGATTTGTTAGCGTAACCCTACCAGTTGGTGTCGCTTTTGTAACAATATCCTGGTGCGTAAATGTAGAGTCTTTTGAAACTTGGTTAAATATGCATCCCTCATGAAAGTCCAGTAGATTTTTAGGCTCATTATTAAATCGATACAATATCCTTTTCTCGTTATCGACTTCATAGACCAAATCAAATAACCCATCGTCAAATTTTGAAATTGAATACGTAGCAGTTACATCCGTTTTTTTATCACCGTTCAGCGGTATCGGTAGGCGAGGCGTGGCTGCGCCAAATCCAACATCAACTAAGTAAGGTTCATCTTCCAGATTAACGAGAATGGCTACATGGGTATCCGCTTTGGCCCATTTACCTGTTTGTCTTAATACAGTCGCGGAAACGAGGTGCGCATCATAGCCCAAATCACATAATAATGCATGAAATAAACCATTCACTTCATAACAATATCCGCCGCGATGTTGGTACACAATTTTTTCGTAAATTGTTTTCAGATTTAAATAGATGGGTCTATTCCGAATCACATCTAAGTTTTCGAAAGGTATATGCTGTAAATGGGAATTTTGGAGTTCACTTAAATTTTGAAGTGAAACTTCTGTAAAAGAACCTGCATGAAACCTTTTTAAGTAAAGTTTAATATCCATTTTTATCACCCCTATTAATTATATCGTAAATGGATAGGAGATGAAAACTTAGCCATTGTTACCAAACACCTTTCAGTACGTTTCATTTTTGTATAATTAGGCAATTGTAAGAATGACAATGAAATAAGCAACCATTGTTAGTAAACCAATTGGAACGGCGAAACGCGCCCATTCAATACTTGTAATCGATAGCTTCCCAGCAGCAATAATGTTTGGAATGTTCCCAGGTATTAACATCCCACCGCTTACTAGCAGTCCTAATAGAATTGCTTGTATAGTTGGAACTTCCATAGCGGGACTAATCTCAGCAGCTGCCAAAGTCGCATTATCCAAAACAGCTGAGATCATATTAATCCAATAAAGAACAAGCGGGTTTAAGTTCAGTAAGTATTTTTCGATAAATGGCTCGAAACCAGCTCCGAGCAGTGTTAAAGCCATCACAAATAAATACACTTTAAAACCGCGAATGATTATATCCGAGTAGGATTCAGTTTTATGTTTTATGAAGGATTTGTTGAATTTTTTACTTGGTTTAATGAGGACCGCGGCAAGCACTCCGAATACAATAACGCCTGGAACAACTTCAGGACCAATCAATTGCAGTAAATAGAAAAAGTCTTCTTCTAACTTACTCGTTGCAATTGTCGATAAAGGTTCTCCGATGGGTGTTAACACCGCGCCAAGACCGATAGAATAACAAGCTAATACGACAAAGCGTACTTCAGATTTTCGATCGAGACGTAGAACGCTAACAATCGTTACGAGTACAATCGCGGCAATGATTGCGGTAATTACACTCGAAACAAGTCCGAGCGTGATTACTGTTAATAGGAGGAACAACCTTAACGGCATTGCTTTACTTAAACCTAGAATAACTTTTTCAATAGGTGCCTGAAACCACTTAAATAAAAAACCGGCAATTAGAACTGCAAACGATATCTTTAATGGATCGTTGAAAACTTTAATAAGCAAAGTTGAGTCCAGGACATGACTGACAAGTACTGCGGCTACGCCCATAAGAAACAAAAAAACTTCCAAGTTGCGCTCAACAGTTTTCGATAAAAACGGAACAAATAACACAAGGATCAAAACGATAATTAAACTAACCATTATTTACACAACCTTTACAGTTTATTAATAAATAATGGGCGCGTATATGTTTGCCCATTTCCAAAGAAAACTTTACAATGAAGCTATTGGTTGGGTTATATACTCGGAAACGAAAGGATGTTGTTTTATTATGCTCGTTAATATTGGCGTATTTCTGATTGCAATTTCGTTTCTACTCGTTGCAATTTATGTCGCAAAGCTTCTCTTAAGAACATCTACAGTTATTTCTACGCTTGGATCAACAACCGCTGAAGTTGAAACAAAGTTGGATAAAATGATTACTGAGATGGAAGCGACAATTGTAGAGATGAATGTGACGGCAATTGATATTGATCAAAAACTTGCCTCTACGAATGAATTATTTCTGGCGATTCAAGATGTAGGGGATACTACTGCAACTATAACCGGGGCGTTGGAATCTAGAACCGATAAATATGCAACTGATAAATCTTTACGCGGAACAAAGCCGTTCGTACGCGCAATACAATATGGAGAATTTAGTTTTGGTCTTATTCGCTCTTGGAGAAAAGGCAAGGAAGCATCATTATGATGACAATATTGAAATGAGGGACCTAATATGGAAATGGATTTAGTTGGAATCGGCGTATTACTTATAGGAATTGCTTTTTTAGTATTAGCCATTTACTTTTCGCGCGTATTAAATAATTTAGCTGGCGTGATTCGCGGTGTAGATAAGACAGTTGATCAACTTCCAAATCAACTTGATAAAATACTCCATGAAAGTGGGAATTTACTTCACAATAGCAACGATACATTAGCTGATGTTAATGAAAAGCTGGAAACTTTAACACCCTATTTCAAGATAGTAGGAGATGTAGGTGAATCAACACGTACATTATCATCGTCTCTTGTAGATGCTACTAAATCAGCAAAAAAGAAGTTGGAGAACGTGGACCCAGAGATTCAAAATAAACGATTAGGCGGAGTATACGGTACCGTTGCGCTTGGTTATTATTTGTTTCAAAGACGCAATGATATAAAACGTGAAATACCTAAAAAGTCCACACGAAAACTATATGATGTAGGCGAGAAAAAGGCAATGGAAATCGAACAAATGAAAGTACAATCCAGATTGGAGAACACAAAAAATAACGTGTAGTCGGATTATCATCCACTACACGTTATTTTATTTTGTTTTTGAAATTTTTTCTTTCAGGATATTCTTATTCTGGTTCAAATAATAAATCATAGATAATAATCCAAATAACCCTTCATATTTTTTTCGATTTGCAAATTCAACGGCATTGGACGTTTTTTGTTTTAATGCAATTGTTTTTTGTAGGGTGCTATGCGATAACTCTTGTGATGCTTCACCGACATCTCCTACAATTTCAAAAATCGGTCTTAATTCTTTTACTTGATCATTCACATTTTCAATTGTTTTGTTCCCTTCTTGCAAAACTGAAGTCGTTTGATCGGTAATCGTAACAAAAGACTCTGGTAATTTTTCTGTAGTCTTTTTCAAATTATCCAGTACATCGGTCAGTTTTTTTATCGGTTTTATTAGAAATAGCACAAGAACCGCAAATGCTATACCGATAATAAGTACGCCAATTTCCAACAAGCCCATATTTATCGCCTCTTTTCTTTTTCGCGTTTAAATCCATAATACAGACGCGCTGCTACTTCGGTAATCGCATTCGTTTGTTGCATGAGCTCTGAATACTTTTTCGGTGGGGTTGCAACCTGATCCGAAATCTGTCTAAATGATTGGTTCATATGATTTGTTGTTTTGCTTAAATCTTTTGCCGTAGTCGATAGTGTTTCAAAGTTTGCCATTTTGACTTCTGCATCATTAGCAATTTTGTTGGTTTTTTCAAGTAGTTGTTCTGACTGTTTGGTAATCCCGCCAATTTTATTTTCTACTCGCTTTAATGTTTCAGATACTTCGCCCATCGTTTGCTTAGCGCTTTTTAAAGTAATCACGACAAAAATTGCGATTAATAATAAAGAGAGAGCGGCGATGAGCGCGCTTGCGTACAATAATAAATCCATTAAGCACACCTCCATAATAATTCTAGTATACACATTTTCAGTATACCTATAAAGTTCCACTTAAAGTTGTTTATTAAACATGAAGTAACTTTTAAGAAAACGGGCGAAACCAGACGAGATGAATATAATAATACAAAGGAAAGGATATATCTCCTGACACTCACCTATCCCACGATATTTTCATATCCCCATTCCCATTGCATAAATTACTATATCCGTGTATAAAAATAAAGATTTATATTCTCTTCATATATATCAAGAAAGGAAGGTCTTATGCAAATTTACGATGTCGCGCTTATTCCGCTCATTATCGGATTAGTCCAGGTGCTGAAGTATGCTGGTTTTAGAAAAAAGTGGTTTTTGCCGCTAGCATCGTTACTATTCGGCGTGATGGCCGGGGTGATTTACGTTCATCCATATAATGTGAAAGAGGGAATTCTTATCGGGTTGTTAATGGGATTGTCCGCAAGTGGAATGTATTCAGGCGGTAAAGCGATATTGGAAAAGGAGGCGTAGTATCGATTAATGATACGCTATTTTAACCTCTTACTTGATCGTGAGAGGTTAGTTGAATTTTATTTATAATGCAAAAAATTCTACCTTTCACTATAATTCTATGTATAAATGTTTTTAGTTAGGAGATGGATTTTTGAAGATCATAATCGCACCAGATTCGTTTAAAGGAAGTTTAACGGCAATGCAAGCAGCGAATGCGATGAAGGAAGGAATTCATCTATATGATGCTTCGATAAATATAAAGGTATTGCCTGCGGCTGATGGCGGGGAAGGGACGATGGATAGTTTAATCGGGGCTACTTCCGGAACAATAACTACCCACTGCGTATTTGGTCCATTGGGAAAGATGATCCATGCCGATTATGGTGTCCTTGGTGACGAAGAAACATGCGTCATTGAATTTGCTGAAGCATCCGGTTTGATGTTAGTTGGTGAGCATGAACGTAATCCGCTTCTTGCATCCTCTTACGGAACGGGTCAGTTGATCGTTCATGCACTAGATGCAGGTTATCGAAGGTTCATCATTGGTCTTGGGGGCAGTAGCACCAATGACGCAGGAACAGGGATGTTGAAAGCATTAGGCATGAAATTTCTTGACCGGACAGGCAATGAATTACCTCAAGGAGGCGGCGCATTAGGTGGACTACATAGCATTGACCTTAACTTTTTTGATAGGCGAATAGCCGAGTGTAATTTTATCATTGCTTCAGATGTTGATAATCCACTTGTTGGACATAATGGCGCTTCTTATGTATTTGGACCACAAAAAGGTGCAAACAGCGAAACTGTTAAAATACTGGATGATAACCTGAGGAATTTTTCGACAATCACTGAAAAGATGACCGGAATTAGTTTGCGTGATAAATCTGGTGCTGGAGCCGCCGGAGGAGCGGGCGGGGCGTTTCAAGCATTTTTCCCTTCTGAAATGAAGCGTGGAATTGATGTGGTTCTGGAAGCGATATCTTTTGAAAGCCATATTGAGGATACTGACCTAATATTAACTGGTGAAGGAAAGACAGATGCACAAACATTTTCGGGGAAAACCCCATTCGGCATAGCGGAAATTGCAAATACGCATGACAAACCGGTAATTTTGGTTTCCGGACTTGTGGATGAAGAAAGTAGGGAATTATTGAAACCTATATTTACTGAAGTTCATTCGGTCGTAGGGGAAGGCGTTACAGGAGAAGAATCCATGAATGAATCGTTCCTTCACTTAAAGATGAAAACATATCATGTGATTAAGAATTATTTAACCCGTTAATCGAAAAAGGTCAGTCTGCAGGCAATTCACTTTGCCCAACAGTACTGAACTGACCTTTTTTATCTAATCACGTTTTATTTTTGTAATTCGGCCTGTTTGAGCATCAATCTCTAGTTCATACTTAATACCTTGCATAGTAACAACGTCTACCTCATATACCAGCCTGCCATTTTCAGTATCCAGTTCAACTTTCACAATTTCGCCCTGTATTTGTGACATAGCAATACTCATTGCATCCTCAATAGAAATTCTACTATACCGATTGTATGGCTGATGATTCCAGTAATTGTTCGTCATACTATTCCCCTTTCTTGTCAAACACATTCTCTTAAGTATATTCAAGGAAGGGAATATTGTTCATCCAATAAAAAACAGCCACCCAATTAAGGGTAGCTGTATTATTTGATATTAACGTACACCTTTCATATAGCGCTGGATCAATGGAGAAATGAAGTACAGCAAGATACTTAGTGCAATTGCAGTTCCTCCGATAATACCGAAATACAACATTTCAGTTTCCGGTGAATAAAATTTAACAAGTTGCGCGTTTAAACCTTGTGCAGCTGCATTCGATAAAAACCAAAGACTCATCGTCTGTGCCGAGAATGCCGCTGGTGCAAGTTTTGTTGTTGCAGACAATCCAACAGGTGATAAGCATAATTCACCTAACACGACCATGAAAATACTAAGGATTAGCCAAAGTGGACTAACAAGTGCATCCGACCCGCCTAAATAACCTGGTAGCAAGATAACAATAAACGACAAACCTGCAAACAGTAATCCTAATGAAAACTTTTGTGGAATTGAAGGTTGTCGATCACCGAGTCTTACCCATAACCAAGCGAAAAATGGTGCAAGTGTAATTATGAATAGCGGGTTAAACGATTGGAACCATGCCGGGGAAATTTGGAATCCCATAACATTTAAGTTCGTTCGTGTATCCGCATAAAGTGCAAGAATTGTTGACCCTTGCTCCGCTATAGCCCAAAACATAACAGATGCTAAGAAGAGTGGGATAAATGCAATAATCCGTGAACGTTCCACATCGTTCGTTTTCGGGCTTCTGTACATAACAACAAAATATGCCGCTGGAATTAGAAAACCAAGGATTCCGACAATTGCGATAAACGAATTGAAAGTTAACCAGCCAAGAGGAATTGAAATTGCAATAAGCACTGCAAGAACAATCGCCGAAATTGCGAAAGTTGTATACACTTTTTTCTTCTCACCAGGTGCCAATGGATTTGCAACTTGTGTTCCAGCGAGTCCTAGATTCTTTTTCTTTGTCAAGACAAACATGACAAGTCCCAAGAACATACCTAATGCTGCCACACCGAAACCGAGGTGGAAGCTTGTCTTCATCAAACTACCAACGATAAGTGGGGCTATGAATCCACCCATGTTAATACCCATATAGAAGATGCTGAATCCTGCATCGCGTCGGTTGTCGGTTTCAGAATAGATATCGCCAACAACACTTGAGACGTTCGGTTTTAATAAACCTGTTCCAATTACGATTAATACCATTGATATGAAAAACATTGTAATATTACCGGGAATTGCAAGTACTAAGTGGCCCAACATAATGAAAATACCACCGTAGAATACAGCTTTCGAAGTACCAAATATCCGGTCGGCGAGCCAACCACCGATGATCCCAGACATATAGACGAGTGATCCATATATAGACATGATTGACAAGGCAACTGTTCTATCTAATCCAAGTCCGCCGTTCGTCACTTCATAGTACATATAGAATACGAGGATAGCTCTCATTCCATAATATGAGAAGCGTTCCCAGAACTCAGTAAAGAATAAAGTGAATAAACCTCTGGGGTGTCCAAAAAAACCTTTTTGTGGGACACTTTCGACAATTTCTTGCTTCGTAAACTTAGACACATTAAACCTCCTCATATTGTTATTCATTCATAATACATGTTATCGTTTTCAAAAGTCAAAATTAAATTTTACCATTAGTTAATGTCTTATAATACTGATTCTTAAAGGTTTTTGGAAAATGGTCGTTTTTTCAATGTTAGAATAATGATATTGTAACATAATTATTGCAAACAGAATTATCTTAATGTTCTTACTGATTCTTTCAATTAAGTTTGTGTCAACGCTTCAAAGACATACCCAAACCAATCGATTTTAAGTATGTATACAAAAAATAGCAAGTACTTGGATAAATAAGTACCTGCCTGTTACTATTTTCGTTTACGATTGATTATAAGAAGCGAAAGAATAAAAAACAGAATGGTCGTCCCGATTAAATAAAAAACGCTAAATAACTTAGTCCATGGTTCTCCGTAAATTTTATAAGTAACCCCCATATCGAAAAGAAAGGTTTCTCTGAGGGTCATTGGTGCATTTGAAAAAGCATCAACAATTGAATTTTCCATTAGGATTTGTCTAAACAAAGCGGCAGAATGGGAGACAGGAAAAAATTTTACGATAGTTTGAAGATAGTCTGGTAATGTACCTATCGGAATATAGATACCCGCTAAAAATCCAAGAAGCGTCCCGATAATGGTACTTGCTGCGGCAAATGCATTGGATGACTTGAAAAAAGAGACGACTAGAAGAACCATTGAGGCACTTGAAACGACTGCTAATAGGATTACACCTACTAACAAGATTGATTTATCAAATGTCAGTAGAGGTTCTCCAGATAGTAAAAGAAAAATTTCTGCCACAACGAAAGTAAACGTGCACATGAATAAACCAATAAACAATGCGCTTGAAATATAACCCCCAACCAACTTAGTCCGTGAAATAGGTGAAGAGTAAAAATCCATGATACGATTATTAGCTCGATCTTCAACTAGAATCCCGAAAGAACCCAAAGTGGTTGTCATAGAAGCGACCGCTAAAATTCCCGAGATGAACCAAGACGTAAGTAATTGTTTTTTTGCAGGAAAGTCGGGTAATCCTTTCGATGTCAAATCGCCCAAAAATAAAACGTACAAGACGATTAGAATGATGACTGCCAGAAGAGAGAAGAAAACAGCCGTTTTATCGCGGAAATATAATAAAATATTACGTTTAGTGAAGGCGATCATCTAATTCCACATCCTTTCCATTAATGGCAAGAAATACATCATCCAAACTTGATTTTCTCACTTCAAATGAAGAGATTAAATCTACATGTTTCGCTAGAAATGGAATTGCTGACTTTGTTTCTTGGAGAGGAAGATAGAAGAAAGATTTTTCTACTGAGTATTCGATTTTTTCCGCATCCAGAATTTTTCTCATATCAATATCGTTAATGGCCGTCAGTAGTAACTTATCCGAAGCGTACTCATTTTTTAAATGTTCGGGGGTCCCTTTCGCAATGATTTCTCCCTTTTTCATGACAACTACATAATCAGAATTTGCAGCTTCTTCAATGTAATGCGTTGTTAGAAAAACCGTCATTTTTGTTTCATTTTGTAGCTGGATAATTGTGTTCCAAATGTTTTTACGACTTTGTGCATCGAGTCCAGTTGTCGGTTCATCCATTATTAGGATTGATGGGTTATGAATAAGCGCTCGAGCGATATCTGTTCTTCTTCTCTCACCGCCCGATAAATTCCCGTAGGGCCTGTTTACAAATGATTGCAAACCTGTCAAAGTTGTTACCCGTTTAATCGCTTTACTCTTTTCTTTTTTTGACATCCCATAAAATGAACCGCGAATTTCTAAATTTTCTTTAACTGTTAATAGAGGATCTAAAAGGCTATCTTGGAAAACGACTCCGATTTCCTGACGAATCTTATTGTCATGTCTTCCGACTGTGTATCCTTTCACTTTAACTTCGCCTTTATCTTGTTTCAGTAACGTAAGTAATATCGAAATGGTTGTTGACTTTCCGGCCCCGTTTGTTCCTAGAAATGAGAATAAGGCACCTTCTTCAACATAAAAGCATATGTCTTTTACCGCCTGCACTTTTCCATATGATTTTGACAAGCCATTTACTTCGATAACTTTATTCATTGAAACCCTCCATTTTACGTTTTTGGATTACCTTATTAATTCTTCTTGCACTCGCTTGTTCTCCTAAGAAAATTACGGTAATTACTACTATATACGTAAATATGCCTATGATAACGACGAAGAAAGTGTAGTAAGAAGTAAAAGGATAGATTGAAAAAAAGCTTCCTGCAAGAATCAGAACCAAAAGGACGGAAAAAAGCTCTAACAGTCTAAAAAGTAATGGATTGTCAAATGGCAATAAATGCACCATATACATCATTAGGATAATTGCGATTGAAATAACTAACATATCGACAATCAATTTTTCGGTTAGAGGTGGGAAAACATTTTGATAACTAAAGAAAAGATAAAAAATGGTGCTAAATGTGAATGATATGGAGCTTGCTGAGATATAACGCATGAAATTTATCAAGTTTTTTCCTCCCTATGTAAGATATTTCGATTTAAAACCTTTGACATAATGCCGATTGATAATTACTTTTTCGTGGTTCATCAATGTTGCTTCGAATCTTCCATTAAATAATGCGCGAACACTTTCGATATGCGACGTATTTACAATTAAGTTCTTGCTAATGCGGATAAAACTTGTTCCGTCTACTATTCGTTCAATCTCGTATAGTTTTAGATCACTTTCATAGACTTCTTTTTGTTGATAAAGAAAAGTTTTATTGTCTACAGATTCGATGTAATACAAATCTTTAGTAAGTAGGGAATAGGCCTGACCATTTCTTTTACCGGTAATTAGGATTTCATTTTTCTTAAGGTGTTCAATCAGTCTTAAAATCCTATCATCTATTTGAGGACATTTAATTAATACTTCGATTTTTTCGTAGTCCTCACATTCGTCAATTTTGATATCGATGTTCATCACATCCTTATTGAATTGTAAACTTCTACTGAATTGAGTTATCTGAATCGTAACACTCGTGAGAATTGCAGACAATAACATATAAGGTAAGTTGCATATTTTCATTGTTAAGATGCATGTAGATTGAAAAATGGTGTTGAAAGACTAAACTATCAACATGATTAACTCGAAGTGTTTCAAATTTCCTCCCAAATCAGCTATGATAGAGACATGTACAGCTTTAGAAACGGAAGTGAATGAATGAGCCAATTAATCGTTGAAAACTTAACGAATACAGTAGGAGCAAAAACATTATTTGATAATATCGCTTTCACCATTTCAAGTGGCGAAAAAGTAGGATTGATTGGTATTAACGGTACAGGCAAATCTACGCTTTTGTCGATTATTGCAGGTGTCGGGGATGCCGATTCAGTTTCTATGGACCATCCAAACAATTACCGAATTGCATATTTACCACAGGAGCCTGAGGTTGATCAGGAATTGTCGGTTATGGAAACGGTATTTATGAGTGATGCACCGATTATACGCATGAACTTGGAATATGAGCATGCATTAAAAGCATTGACTTCAAATCCTGAGTCCGTAAAGAATCAGGAACGGTTTGCGGAAATTCAAAACGAAATGGATGGAATGGCAGGCTGGGATGTAAATTCGAAAGCGAGAACGATTTTAACTAGACTCGGCATCGATACATTCGAGAAAAAGATGGGCGAACTTTCAGGTGGGCAACAAAAACGGGTTGCACTTGCGAAAGTACTTATTGAACCCGCTGATTTATTGTTACTGGATGAGCCGACAAACCATTTAGATGTCAATTCGATTACATGGCTACAGGAATATTTAATACATGAACAAGGTGCAGTAATTTTCGTTACACATGATCGCTATTTTCTAGACGCAGTATCCACGCATATTTACGAGCTTTCCAATGCGCAACTTTATTCGCACACTGGGAATTACGGCGACTATATAGAGTCGAAGGCATTGCGCGATGAAATGCAAGCTGCAACGGATGAAAAGCTTCAAAATCGATATCGTTCAGAACTAAAGTGGATAAAACGAGGCGCTAGGGCTAGATCGACGAAACAAAAAGCACGAATCGGCC includes the following:
- a CDS encoding glycerol-3-phosphate acyltransferase, with product MWVWLTIILSGGYLLGCLHGARIAQLISGVNLKTEGVKNFGASNATIVLGKKYGALVAAVDIGKGVLAVVFAGTIAFHTNLSDENSFVIVFAAGATVVLGHTFPFYMNFNGGKGTATVIGILFGIDWRFGLIAFVIFVAVALVTDYLVYGVLMLYVSLFIFAIWFPSGVWPAIIAFALFAVAVLKHVENIQRMKRGEESRISAVFKKGQK
- a CDS encoding arylamine N-acetyltransferase encodes the protein MDIKLYLKRFHAGSFTEVSLQNLSELQNSHLQHIPFENLDVIRNRPIYLNLKTIYEKIVYQHRGGYCYEVNGLFHALLCDLGYDAHLVSATVLRQTGKWAKADTHVAILVNLEDEPYLVDVGFGAATPRLPIPLNGDKKTDVTATYSISKFDDGLFDLVYEVDNEKRILYRFNNEPKNLLDFHEGCIFNQVSKDSTFTHQDIVTKATPTGRVTLTNHTVTIIENDQREKVNLSESEKLQALKDLFNIQL
- a CDS encoding DUF1646 family protein encodes the protein MMVSLIIVLILVLFVPFLSKTVERNLEVFLFLMGVAAVLVSHVLDSTLLIKVFNDPLKISFAVLIAGFLFKWFQAPIEKVILGLSKAMPLRLFLLLTVITLGLVSSVITAIIAAIVLVTIVSVLRLDRKSEVRFVVLACYSIGLGAVLTPIGEPLSTIATSKLEEDFFYLLQLIGPEVVPGVIVFGVLAAVLIKPSKKFNKSFIKHKTESYSDIIIRGFKVYLFVMALTLLGAGFEPFIEKYLLNLNPLVLYWINMISAVLDNATLAAAEISPAMEVPTIQAILLGLLVSGGMLIPGNIPNIIAAGKLSITSIEWARFAVPIGLLTMVAYFIVILTIA
- a CDS encoding DUF948 domain-containing protein; protein product: MLVNIGVFLIAISFLLVAIYVAKLLLRTSTVISTLGSTTAEVETKLDKMITEMEATIVEMNVTAIDIDQKLASTNELFLAIQDVGDTTATITGALESRTDKYATDKSLRGTKPFVRAIQYGEFSFGLIRSWRKGKEASL
- a CDS encoding DUF948 domain-containing protein; the protein is MEMDLVGIGVLLIGIAFLVLAIYFSRVLNNLAGVIRGVDKTVDQLPNQLDKILHESGNLLHNSNDTLADVNEKLETLTPYFKIVGDVGESTRTLSSSLVDATKSAKKKLENVDPEIQNKRLGGVYGTVALGYYLFQRRNDIKREIPKKSTRKLYDVGEKKAMEIEQMKVQSRLENTKNNV
- a CDS encoding DUF948 domain-containing protein; the encoded protein is MGLLEIGVLIIGIAFAVLVLFLIKPIKKLTDVLDNLKKTTEKLPESFVTITDQTTSVLQEGNKTIENVNDQVKELRPIFEIVGDVGEASQELSHSTLQKTIALKQKTSNAVEFANRKKYEGLFGLLSMIYYLNQNKNILKEKISKTK
- a CDS encoding DUF948 domain-containing protein, producing MDLLLYASALIAALSLLLIAIFVVITLKSAKQTMGEVSETLKRVENKIGGITKQSEQLLEKTNKIANDAEVKMANFETLSTTAKDLSKTTNHMNQSFRQISDQVATPPKKYSELMQQTNAITEVAARLYYGFKREKEKRR
- a CDS encoding glycerate kinase, whose protein sequence is MKIIIAPDSFKGSLTAMQAANAMKEGIHLYDASINIKVLPAADGGEGTMDSLIGATSGTITTHCVFGPLGKMIHADYGVLGDEETCVIEFAEASGLMLVGEHERNPLLASSYGTGQLIVHALDAGYRRFIIGLGGSSTNDAGTGMLKALGMKFLDRTGNELPQGGGALGGLHSIDLNFFDRRIAECNFIIASDVDNPLVGHNGASYVFGPQKGANSETVKILDDNLRNFSTITEKMTGISLRDKSGAGAAGGAGGAFQAFFPSEMKRGIDVVLEAISFESHIEDTDLILTGEGKTDAQTFSGKTPFGIAEIANTHDKPVILVSGLVDEESRELLKPIFTEVHSVVGEGVTGEESMNESFLHLKMKTYHVIKNYLTR
- a CDS encoding PepSY domain-containing protein; translated protein: MCLTRKGNSMTNNYWNHQPYNRYSRISIEDAMSIAMSQIQGEIVKVELDTENGRLVYEVDVVTMQGIKYELEIDAQTGRITKIKRD
- a CDS encoding peptide MFS transporter; translated protein: MSKFTKQEIVESVPQKGFFGHPRGLFTLFFTEFWERFSYYGMRAILVFYMYYEVTNGGLGLDRTVALSIMSIYGSLVYMSGIIGGWLADRIFGTSKAVFYGGIFIMLGHLVLAIPGNITMFFISMVLIVIGTGLLKPNVSSVVGDIYSETDNRRDAGFSIFYMGINMGGFIAPLIVGSLMKTSFHLGFGVAALGMFLGLVMFVLTKKKNLGLAGTQVANPLAPGEKKKVYTTFAISAIVLAVLIAISIPLGWLTFNSFIAIVGILGFLIPAAYFVVMYRSPKTNDVERSRIIAFIPLFLASVMFWAIAEQGSTILALYADTRTNLNVMGFQISPAWFQSFNPLFIITLAPFFAWLWVRLGDRQPSIPQKFSLGLLFAGLSFIVILLPGYLGGSDALVSPLWLILSIFMVVLGELCLSPVGLSATTKLAPAAFSAQTMSLWFLSNAAAQGLNAQLVKFYSPETEMLYFGIIGGTAIALSILLYFISPLIQRYMKGVR
- a CDS encoding ABC transporter permease — translated: MIAFTKRNILLYFRDKTAVFFSLLAVIILIVLYVLFLGDLTSKGLPDFPAKKQLLTSWFISGILAVASMTTTLGSFGILVEDRANNRIMDFYSSPISRTKLVGGYISSALFIGLFMCTFTFVVAEIFLLLSGEPLLTFDKSILLVGVILLAVVSSASMVLLVVSFFKSSNAFAAASTIIGTLLGFLAGIYIPIGTLPDYLQTIVKFFPVSHSAALFRQILMENSIVDAFSNAPMTLRETFLFDMGVTYKIYGEPWTKLFSVFYLIGTTILFFILSLLIINRKRK
- a CDS encoding ABC transporter ATP-binding protein is translated as MNKVIEVNGLSKSYGKVQAVKDICFYVEEGALFSFLGTNGAGKSTTISILLTLLKQDKGEVKVKGYTVGRHDNKIRQEIGVVFQDSLLDPLLTVKENLEIRGSFYGMSKKEKSKAIKRVTTLTGLQSFVNRPYGNLSGGERRRTDIARALIHNPSILIMDEPTTGLDAQSRKNIWNTIIQLQNETKMTVFLTTHYIEEAANSDYVVVMKKGEIIAKGTPEHLKNEYASDKLLLTAINDIDMRKILDAEKIEYSVEKSFFYLPLQETKSAIPFLAKHVDLISSFEVRKSSLDDVFLAINGKDVELDDRLH